In Aedes albopictus strain Foshan chromosome 3, AalbF5, whole genome shotgun sequence, the following are encoded in one genomic region:
- the LOC115254176 gene encoding uncharacterized protein LOC115254176 isoform X1, translating to MFSTYEIWSALCKKLVSHWSEYCCNLCKRPRAIYYHHNLDGGTTVGGSTIALRQLQREDSARKEQLNVLREIIAAREIAHHCRTNSYIYTQLQELGKNYSFKVDLDRLSLVQRMFLENRYIFEAIAKHIRVQDLLTEVQICPTIDLLTVSKDSIDPDVCRHLVEYLLCNEYFDRPRIFTDASKSADGRCGIGVYDETNEIRLMMQLKLDTSIMTAETLAIKVAMQHIHDRGIKKAVLLTDSQPACTFLKKSRNARLRNAVANEILEKAKHNRTTIQWIPGHVRIEGNEIADELARQALSAEFVLENDIFVNDAISYFEERQASSINKWYQEYVRLKGKSLKQLLNGSEEEDPYWFMEQNYTQ from the coding sequence ATGTTCTCTACGTATGAAATCTGGAGCGCGTTGTGCAAGAAACTGGTTAGCCACTGGAGCGAGTATTGTTGCAACTTATGCAAACGGCCCCGGGCGATTTATTATCATCACAACTTGGACGGTGGAACGACAGTAGGTGGATCAACCATTGCATTACGCCAACTGCAACGGGAGGATAGCGCCCGTAAGGAGCAGCTGAATGTTCTGCGTGAGATCATAGCCGCTCGTGAAATTGCACATCATTGCAGAACGAATAGCTACATCTACACGCAACTGCAGGAACTAGGGAAGAACTACAGCTTTAAGGTTGACCTTGACCGGTTGTCCTTGGTGCAGAGAATGTTTCTCGAGAATCGGTACATATTCGAAGCGATTGCGAAGCACATTCGGGTCCAAGACCTGCTGACCGAGGTGCAAATCTGCCCGACCATAGACTTGCTAACTGTGAGCAAAGATAGCATCGATCCGGATGTCTGTCGACACCTGGTGGAGTACTTGCTGTGCAACGAGTACTTTGATCGACCTAGGATATTCACAGATGCTTCCAAATCGGCAGATGGTCGATGTGGGATCGGAGTGTATGACGAAACAAACGAAATCCGGCTCATGATGCAGCTCAAGCTGGACACCAGCATTATGACAGCCGAAACTCTCGCAATCAAGGTAGCCATGCAGCACATCCACGACAGAGGCATCAAGAAGGCGGTGCTTCTCACGGACAGTCAGCCTGCTTGCACTTTCCTCAAAAAGAGCAGAAACGCTCGACTGCGGAACGCGGTagccaacgaaatcctggaaaagGCCAAACACAATCGGACTACTATACAGTGGATTCCTGGCCATGTTCGGATTGAGGGGAACGAAATCGCAGACGAATTGGCGCGGCAGGCCCTGTCCGCGGAGTTTGTATTGGAGAATGATATTTTCGTCAATGATGCCATTAGCTATTTTGAAGAACGCCAGGCCAGCAGTATAAACAAGTGGTATCAGGAGTACGTGAGACTGAAAGGGAAATCGCTGAAACAGTTGCTTAACGGCAGTGAAGAAGAAGATCCCTACTGGTTCATGGAGCAAAATTATACTCAGTGA
- the LOC109415779 gene encoding uncharacterized protein LOC109415779 isoform X1, with protein sequence MAARTSIIDESADDGVPADFWNEVLDSFEVMDEWAEGSEEAKKAAEERARKKKEDDLEKVRKFNEAWNIAPAAEEEAAAPTRIVVEASGESSAVVESTTPAMETTDSDSRSKSPDCAIIPEEREVITVEEDNIPVAENSVVVIPADGLPEDPRLKRIQETVRVQSPSSPTQDGRNAFVERELAPSNRYFQDRDREREEQIRKDREDFERARSRLRSRSPRRHQSSRRSMSDDEDDIGQPFPRRMERSRSRYRSRSHGRHSRSPRRAKSSRRSRSRSRDRVRSRRSTRSRSRSRSRPRRDLTDELRDRLMQSGSGSGSGTGDNNASAAMMNQMTAMMQMMMDPTKMMSMNPMMAMMMQMNPMMAAAAAAAMQKTAEAAKETPVAEQQDKKDDITAQLFLDSKINLSDFLATRCPNEGKKSTRVNPRVTQRIKEAITILDKQETKVQTAKFLYVAPTYHQDLKKLDNRSPLIWNDQNVLYSLTSKSKDVGLCEPFRNVNHKMKQMIERLGLDEGNISQRIAQLKKEKTSTQSGADVGTIQAITIVPVRGGAASKRVIERSIQTEEFNCLDCVQRRSKTYVSVNTQTAVRARTIEVSVQTDRDRDVELHSMNDLNANQVKILNEIMRYMKKRQVSGNMSNLMNNLERDVPELRNQHLNAGLHYVSEILEQSERNANRYAGPNPMNAKAREMASVRGQGGAGSRDPRARGSFKDDHHGVNFDAINQLTTSIIPAGFRPSPPRRTNNSGSFNKRRAW encoded by the exons ATGGCGGCGAGGACGAGCATAATCGATGAAAGTGCCGACGATGGAGTTCCAGCCGATTTCTGGAATGAGGTTCTCGACAGCTTCGAGGTAATGGACGAGTGGGCCGAGGGAAGTGAAGAAGCCAAGAAGGCTGCCGAAGAACGGGCCCGCAAGAAAAAGGAAGACGATTTGGAAAAGGTGAGGAAGTTCAACGAGGCATGGAACATAGCTCCGGCTGCGGAAGAAGAAGCAGCTGCACCGACTCGAATAGTTGTGGAAGCTAGTGGCGAATCGTCTGCCGTTGTGGAATCTACTACCCCGGCAATGGAAACAACAGATTCGGATTCTAGGTCCAAATCGCCAGACTGCGCCATTATTCCCGAAGAACGAGAAGTGATTACGGTAGAGGAGGATAACATTCCGGTGGCGGAGAACTCCGTAGTTGTGATTCCGGCGGACGGTTTACCGGAAGATCCTAGGTTGAAGCGTATTCAGGAGACGGTTCGAGTGCAGAGTCCATCAAGCCCTACCCAGGACGGGAGGAACGCGTTTGTCGAAAGAGAGCTGGCCCCTTCGAATAGGTACTTCCAAGACCGAGATCGGGAGCGTGAGGAACAGATTCGTAAGGATCGCGAGGACTTTGAGCGGGCTAGAAGTCGTTTGAGATCTCGAAGTCCCAGGAGGCACCAGTCGTCAAGGCGATCCATGTCCGACGATGAGGATGACATTGGTCAGCCTTTCCCACGACGCATGGAACGCAGCCGGTCCCGGTATCGTTCCAGAAGTCACGGCAGGCATTCCAGGAGTCCCCGCAGGGCTAAGAGCTCTCGGCGATCGAGATCACGCAGTCGCGACCGTGTCCGTAGTCGTCGTTCGACGCGATCCCGATCGAGATCGCGTTCCCGACCTCGCCGCGATCTAACCGACGAGTTGCGGGACAGGCTCATGCAGTCCGGAAGCGGCAGTGGCAGCGGAACAGGAGATAACAACGCTTCCGCGGCTATGATGAACCAAATGACGGCCATGATGCAGATGATGATGGACCCCACGAAGATGATGTCGATGAATCCCATGATGGCAATGATGATGCAGATGAACCCGATGATGGCCGCTGCTGCTGCGGCTGCCATGCAGAAGACGGCCGAGGCGGCCAAAGAGACTCCGGTTGCGGAACAACAGGATAAAAAGGACGACATTACGGCGCAG CTATTTTTGGACAGCAAGATAAATTTGTCAGACTTTCTGGCGACACGCTGCCCCAACGAGGGAAAGAAGTCGACGCGTGTCAATCCTAGAG tTACTCAACGTATTAAGGAAGCGATTACAATTTTGGACAAACAGGAGACCAAAGTCCAGACGGCCAAATTTCTCTACGTTGCTCCCACGTATCATCAGGATTTGAAGAAGTTGGACAACCGATCGCCCTTGATCTGGAACGACCAGAACGTGCTGTACTCGCTGACCAGCAAGTCCAAGGATGTGGGCCTGTGCGAACCGTTCCGTAACGTTAACCACAAGATGAAGCAAATGATCGAGCGCTTGGGCCTGGACGAGGGTAACATTTCCCAGAGAATAGCCCaactaaagaaggaaaaaacgtCGACGCAATCCGGCGCCGATGTAGGAACGATTCAGGCCATTACGATCGTTCCCGTTCGGGGTGGAGCCGCCTCCAAACGGGTCATTGAGAGGTCCATTCAAACGGAGGAGTTCAACTGCTTGGATTGCGTCCAACGTCGTAGCAAGACGTATGTTTCTGTGAACACCCAAACGGCCGTCCGGGCCCGCACAATTGAAGTCAGCGTCCAAACGGACCGCGACCGGGACGTAGAACTGCACTCCATGAACGATCTGAACGCTAACCAGGTGAAAATCCTCAACGAAATTATGCGTTACATGAAGAAACGGCAGGTGTCCGGAAATATGTCCAACTTGATGAACAATCTAGAACGGGACGTTCCCGAACTCCGCAACCAGCATCTGAACGCAGGATTGCACTACGTTTCGGAAATTCTGGAACAAAGCGAACGCAACGCTAACCGGTACGCCGGACCGAATCCCATGAACGCGAAGGCCCGCGAGATGGCCTCGGTGAGAGGGCAGGGTGGCGCAGGTTCGCGAGATCCACGGGCAAGAGGTTCCTTCAAGGATGATCACCACGGTGTAAACTTTGACGCGATCAATCAGCTGACGACTTCGATCATCCCGGCCGGGTTCCGACCCTCACCACCGCGCCGGACCAACAACAGCGGCAGTTTCAACAAACGGCGAGCATGGTAA
- the LOC109415779 gene encoding uncharacterized protein LOC109415779 isoform X2 gives MAARTSIIDESADDGVPADFWNEVLDSFEVMDEWAEGSEEAKKAAEERARKKKEDDLEKVRKFNEAWNIAPAAEEEAAAPTRIVVEASGESSAVVESTTPAMETTDSDSRSKSPDCAIIPEEREVITVEEDNIPVAENSVVVIPADGLPEDPRLKRIQETVRVQSPSSPTQDGRNAFVERELAPSNRLMQSGSGSGSGTGDNNASAAMMNQMTAMMQMMMDPTKMMSMNPMMAMMMQMNPMMAAAAAAAMQKTAEAAKETPVAEQQDKKDDITAQLFLDSKINLSDFLATRCPNEGKKSTRVNPRVTQRIKEAITILDKQETKVQTAKFLYVAPTYHQDLKKLDNRSPLIWNDQNVLYSLTSKSKDVGLCEPFRNVNHKMKQMIERLGLDEGNISQRIAQLKKEKTSTQSGADVGTIQAITIVPVRGGAASKRVIERSIQTEEFNCLDCVQRRSKTYVSVNTQTAVRARTIEVSVQTDRDRDVELHSMNDLNANQVKILNEIMRYMKKRQVSGNMSNLMNNLERDVPELRNQHLNAGLHYVSEILEQSERNANRYAGPNPMNAKAREMASVRGQGGAGSRDPRARGSFKDDHHGVNFDAINQLTTSIIPAGFRPSPPRRTNNSGSFNKRRAW, from the exons ATGGCGGCGAGGACGAGCATAATCGATGAAAGTGCCGACGATGGAGTTCCAGCCGATTTCTGGAATGAGGTTCTCGACAGCTTCGAGGTAATGGACGAGTGGGCCGAGGGAAGTGAAGAAGCCAAGAAGGCTGCCGAAGAACGGGCCCGCAAGAAAAAGGAAGACGATTTGGAAAAGGTGAGGAAGTTCAACGAGGCATGGAACATAGCTCCGGCTGCGGAAGAAGAAGCAGCTGCACCGACTCGAATAGTTGTGGAAGCTAGTGGCGAATCGTCTGCCGTTGTGGAATCTACTACCCCGGCAATGGAAACAACAGATTCGGATTCTAGGTCCAAATCGCCAGACTGCGCCATTATTCCCGAAGAACGAGAAGTGATTACGGTAGAGGAGGATAACATTCCGGTGGCGGAGAACTCCGTAGTTGTGATTCCGGCGGACGGTTTACCGGAAGATCCTAGGTTGAAGCGTATTCAGGAGACGGTTCGAGTGCAGAGTCCATCAAGCCCTACCCAGGACGGGAGGAACGCGTTTGTCGAAAGAGAGCTGGCCCCTTCGAATAG GCTCATGCAGTCCGGAAGCGGCAGTGGCAGCGGAACAGGAGATAACAACGCTTCCGCGGCTATGATGAACCAAATGACGGCCATGATGCAGATGATGATGGACCCCACGAAGATGATGTCGATGAATCCCATGATGGCAATGATGATGCAGATGAACCCGATGATGGCCGCTGCTGCTGCGGCTGCCATGCAGAAGACGGCCGAGGCGGCCAAAGAGACTCCGGTTGCGGAACAACAGGATAAAAAGGACGACATTACGGCGCAG CTATTTTTGGACAGCAAGATAAATTTGTCAGACTTTCTGGCGACACGCTGCCCCAACGAGGGAAAGAAGTCGACGCGTGTCAATCCTAGAG tTACTCAACGTATTAAGGAAGCGATTACAATTTTGGACAAACAGGAGACCAAAGTCCAGACGGCCAAATTTCTCTACGTTGCTCCCACGTATCATCAGGATTTGAAGAAGTTGGACAACCGATCGCCCTTGATCTGGAACGACCAGAACGTGCTGTACTCGCTGACCAGCAAGTCCAAGGATGTGGGCCTGTGCGAACCGTTCCGTAACGTTAACCACAAGATGAAGCAAATGATCGAGCGCTTGGGCCTGGACGAGGGTAACATTTCCCAGAGAATAGCCCaactaaagaaggaaaaaacgtCGACGCAATCCGGCGCCGATGTAGGAACGATTCAGGCCATTACGATCGTTCCCGTTCGGGGTGGAGCCGCCTCCAAACGGGTCATTGAGAGGTCCATTCAAACGGAGGAGTTCAACTGCTTGGATTGCGTCCAACGTCGTAGCAAGACGTATGTTTCTGTGAACACCCAAACGGCCGTCCGGGCCCGCACAATTGAAGTCAGCGTCCAAACGGACCGCGACCGGGACGTAGAACTGCACTCCATGAACGATCTGAACGCTAACCAGGTGAAAATCCTCAACGAAATTATGCGTTACATGAAGAAACGGCAGGTGTCCGGAAATATGTCCAACTTGATGAACAATCTAGAACGGGACGTTCCCGAACTCCGCAACCAGCATCTGAACGCAGGATTGCACTACGTTTCGGAAATTCTGGAACAAAGCGAACGCAACGCTAACCGGTACGCCGGACCGAATCCCATGAACGCGAAGGCCCGCGAGATGGCCTCGGTGAGAGGGCAGGGTGGCGCAGGTTCGCGAGATCCACGGGCAAGAGGTTCCTTCAAGGATGATCACCACGGTGTAAACTTTGACGCGATCAATCAGCTGACGACTTCGATCATCCCGGCCGGGTTCCGACCCTCACCACCGCGCCGGACCAACAACAGCGGCAGTTTCAACAAACGGCGAGCATGGTAA